TCTATACACCTTTTGCAGATGGTGGAGCTTGTAAGTTGTATTTATGTAGTGACCCTGCAAAGTTTACCACTCCAAGCGACCACGCAGGGGAAAATGTAGATGGTTATCAAGAATTAGGATTGCTACCTACTGGTAGTAACTACATTTCTGAAATGGGAGTTGCCAATGGCTACTCTTTCCCAAGTAGCGTAACAGGTGGAGCTGCTAATAAGAATTATTGCGACTATTTTTGGAGGCAGACAGTAAATGCCACAAACAATGCTGATGGCTGGTATCAACTCCTCTCCTCTGCTGGTGCGTACTATTCGGAGCATGCGGGTGTTCGCTGTGCGTATGCGCTTCATCGAGGTGCGGATACGGGTGCGGTTGCGACGTGGGGTTTCCCCTTGTGCCTTGAATTTCCGAGTTCCGATGGCATTTAGTTTTGTTTGAGTAAAATATTGCTCTGTGTGAGTTCATAATAATACGGTTACGGTGGTTCGGGAACTCCTCTCCTCTGCTAATGCGAACAATTCGGAGAATGCGGGTGTTCGCTGTGCGAATGCGAATAATCGAGGTGCGAATACGAATGCGAATTGGGGTTTCCCCTTATACCATAATTACGGTTTTCCCTTTTAAGGAGAATCTTTGCAACCACCGTAAACCTTGCCTCACAAAAGCACCTTATACAAGGGTGCTGGCAAAAGAATATGGTTAAAATAAAGTGCTGGTAGATTGTGGTTTACCACAAGTGCGAAAGCTCTTATAAAACAATGGCACATAAGATATATGCAAATAGTGAGAATGGGTATTGGAGGGTATGCAACCCTCTAAACGTGCTAAGAGCTACGAATAATACCATACGTGGCAAAATGAATAGACACGATGTAAAAGATTACTAAAACGTGCTATTGTGATGCTATAAAAAATGTATGGGAGATGCTGGAATATCAAACATTCAAGCCATCAAAATACACAGAGAAAACTATTTTTGATGTGAAGCAACGCAACCTCAAAATAGCACCGCTATACCCCGATAGAATAGTACACCACTGCTTGATAGATGTTATTGAGGAAGATTTGCGCAAGATTTTTATTGCCAATACCTATGCTTGCATTAAAGGGCGTGGAATACATAAGTGCCTAACCGATTTGAACCGTGCGTTACAAAAAGATAAAGCAGGTACAAAGTATTGCCTAAAAATAGATGTAAGGCATTATTACGATAGCATTGTACATAGCATACTCAAAGATATAATAGCAAAAAGCTATGGGGATAAAAAGCTGCTTTGGCTTATGCACCTTATAATAGATAGTACAGAGGGCGATATTGGTTTACCAATAGGCTTTTTAACAAGCCAGCATTTTGCAAATTGGTATTTAAGCCCATTTGACCATTGGGTTAAAGAGGTGTTGCGTGTAAGGTATTATTACAGGTATATGGACGATATTGTAATACTCGCTAATAGTAAAGCAAAACTGCACTATATACTTGAACAAGTAAGAGAGTACTTGCAAACAAAGCTAAGGCTAACTATAAAAGCAAACTGGCAAATATTCCCAGTAGATGCACGCAGTATAGACTTTGTAGGTTACAAAAGCAACCATTACAATATATTGGCACGAAAAAGCATTTTGTACACCTATTGGAGAAAGTTGAAAAGGCTGCAAAATAGTTATGGAGCGATGACAGAAAGCGAGTTGCGACATAAGCTATCTGCACACTTTGGCTGGCTGCAACATTGCTCAAACAAGCATTATAAAGAGATAATAAGTTTAACATTAAAACAGATAAGAATAAAACAAATGGAAGAAAAAAGATTGAGTACAGGCTTGCATAGCGATAGCGTGCAGCCCACGTTTGATGTGATTGATAGAGCGAAAGGTACAACGCTGTACAATTTCAACCAGCACTACGAGCAAGTAGATGATGAGCAAGGTAAAAAGCACAAGGTTAATGTGTATGATAGCCTTTTGTGTTATTACCCTGTTACTGCCAATACTGTATTGGAAACTCTCATTATGGCTAAGTATAGCGATAACCTTGAGAAGAAACTGCTCAACGATTATAACGCAGCAGTAGCAGGTATTGAGGACGAAAGCAAGAAGCAGCCGTACCTTGATTTCCTTGCAGAGCGTAAGGCTTTGCGTGCTATGGTTGATGCAGATTGTGCAACTAATAACATTCCTATGGAGTAAGATATGACAGAGGAAACTTACGATTTTGCAGACCTCCCACTGCAAGGGGACGGAGCAAACCCACAAAAGCCAAGTGGAGATTACCCCAGTATAGACACTGTAATAAATAAGCCTATTTGGTGTACAGGTTTTACAGAAGATGTTGATACTGAAAATGGCAAACGCACTCTTATACGATTTAAGTGGGATTTGGGAGAGGCTGAAACGGCTTTTTGGACGAGCAGCAAGAAACTGCTTGCCATTGTAAAACACCCAAATATCCGTTTTCCTTTCCATACCATTATTAAGGTAGTACTCATTAGAGAAATGGCTGGCTTTGAGTTTCGCAGCGCAAAAGAAGCCATATCGCAAGATGATATAGATGCGTACAACCTCTATTTAATGAAGAAACGTAGTTATATGAAGCAAAGGAGATAAAGTATGAATTCAATCCTTAATTATGAGCAGTTACGCCTTATAGTCGTTACTGTAATTAGCACCCTATTAGGTATGATTACGCCTACTAATGGGTTTGTTTTAGCTCTCATTATTATGAGTAGCTGGAATATATGGTGTGGTATGCGTGCAGATGGTGTGGTTATACACACCTGCAAGAATTTTAATAAAAAGAAATTCAGAGGAGCATTAAAAGAATTGTTGCTTTACATTGCTATTATTTACCTCATACATTCTGTAATGGTTATGTGTGGAGATAAGGCAATAGCCTTGTATGCTGTAAAGAGCATAACTTATGTATTTGCATACGTTTACCTACAACACTCATTTCGCAATTTAACTATTGCATACCCTAACAACCTTGCAATATGGGTTATTTACCTTGTTATACGTTTGGAATTTAAGCGAGCAATGCCCAGCCATATTAAACCTATTATTGAGCAATACGAGCAAAAGAAAGCAAAACAAAAAGAAGAGGAGGCAAAAAATGAAAGTAATAATTGATAATGGACACGGCAAGGACACACTGGGCAAACGTAGCCCAGTGTGGGCTGATGGCTCACAGTTATTCGAGTGGAGGTATGCACGAGAAATAGCCGTAATACTGGAGCAAGAACTTGTAGGGCGAGGCATTGATGCAGTACGCATTGTACCCGAAGATACAGATATATCGTTACGAGAACGATGTAATAGGGTGAACAAGCTATGCGCAAAAGTAGGAGCTAAAAACTGCCTGCTTGTAAGCATACATTGTAATGCTGCTGGAAATGCAGGG
The Prevotella sp. HUN102 genome window above contains:
- a CDS encoding RNA-directed DNA polymerase: MLEYQTFKPSKYTEKTIFDVKQRNLKIAPLYPDRIVHHCLIDVIEEDLRKIFIANTYACIKGRGIHKCLTDLNRALQKDKAGTKYCLKIDVRHYYDSIVHSILKDIIAKSYGDKKLLWLMHLIIDSTEGDIGLPIGFLTSQHFANWYLSPFDHWVKEVLRVRYYYRYMDDIVILANSKAKLHYILEQVREYLQTKLRLTIKANWQIFPVDARSIDFVGYKSNHYNILARKSILYTYWRKLKRLQNSYGAMTESELRHKLSAHFGWLQHCSNKHYKEIISLTLKQIRIKQMEEKRLSTGLHSDSVQPTFDVIDRAKGTTLYNFNQHYEQVDDEQGKKHKVNVYDSLLCYYPVTANTVLETLIMAKYSDNLEKKLLNDYNAAVAGIEDESKKQPYLDFLAERKALRAMVDADCATNNIPME